Proteins from a genomic interval of Lolium perenne isolate Kyuss_39 chromosome 1, Kyuss_2.0, whole genome shotgun sequence:
- the LOC127307171 gene encoding GDP-mannose transporter GONST3-like, translating to MSDLSEPPKEGSSADGSSALQKTGVWSSILSTLLQQASVYGLAIGYCLSASLLSIINKWAIMKFPYPGALTALQYLTSVAGVLLCGQAKLIEHDGLNWRTMWKFLPAAVMFYISIFTNSELLLHANVDTFIVFRSAVPIFVAIGETLYLHQPWPSLKTWLSLSTILGGSVIYVFTDNQFTVAAYSWAVAYLVSMSIDFVYIKHVVMTIGLNTWGLVLYNNLEALMLFPIELLLMGEFRQMKVDSSKMTNWLSFEVILPVALSCLFGLSISFFGFSCRRAISATGFTVLGIVNKLLTVVVNLLIWDKHASLVGTIGLLICMSGGVLYQQSTTKSKAPSVEPKEENDEEEQKLLEMQQGHESSPSQEHAS from the coding sequence ATGTCTGATCTCTCAGAGCCCCCAAAAGAAGGTTCTTCTGCCGATGGTTCGAGCGCTCTCCAGAAAACTGGGGTCTGGAGTAGCATATTGAGCACTCTTCTCCAGCAAGCTTCAGTCTATGGCTTGGCTATTGGTTATTGCCTGTCAGCATCTTTGCTCTCCATTATCAACAAATGGGCAATCATGAAATTCCCTTACCCTGGGGCTTTGACAGCTCTTCAGTACTTGACTAGTGTTGCTGGAGTTCTCCTGTGTGGACAAGCAAAGCTTATCGAGCATGATGGCCTGAATTGGCGGACCATGTGGAAGTTCTTACCTGCTGCTGTGATGTTCTACATCTCCATCTTCACAAATAGTGAACTCTTGCTGCATGCCAATGTGGATACTTTCATCGTGTTCCGTTCCGCCGTGCCGATATTTGTGGCCATTGGAGAGACGTTGTACCTTCACCAACCATGGCCATCACTGAAGACATGGCTTTCACTATCCACCATACTTGGCGGAAGTGTGATTTATGTTTTCACAGACAACCAGTTCACTGTGGCTGCTTATAGCTGGGCAGTGGCGTACTTAGTGAGTATGTCCATCGATTTTGTGTACATCAAGCATGTCGTCATGACCATTGGCCTGAATACATGGGGCCTGGTGCTTTACAACAATCTTGAGGCTTTGATGTTGTTTCCCATTGAGCTACTTCTAATGGGAGAGTTCAGGCAGATGAAGGTTGACAGCTCTAAAATGACAAACTGGCTTTCATTTGAGGTGATTCTTCCGGTTGCTCTGTCGTGTCTGTTTGGGCTATCAATATCCTTCTTCGGGTTCTCGTGCAGGAGGGCCATCTCAGCTACTGGATTTACGGTCCTTGGTATAGTAAACAAGCTACTGACTGTCGTGGTTAATCTGCTTATCTGGGACAAGCATGCCTCCCTCGTGGGAACAATTGGGCTGTTGATATGCATGTCTGGTGGCGTTCTCTACCAGCAATCCACAACAAAATCTAAGGCACCCAGTGTTGAGCCGAAGGAAGAGAATGATGAGGAGGAACAGAAGTTGCTTGAGATGCAGCAAGGGCATGAAAGCAGTCCAAGTCAAGAGCATGCCTCATAA
- the LOC127307163 gene encoding protein SAR DEFICIENT 4 codes for MAAPPSHPFVYIDAEALHAVLPFPSLISHLRDGLPAFSGDIHCPHRVSFPLPTSPSAALLLMPSWCAHPSLPYLALKAVTSFPANSPRLPSVHAAVSLFSSATGVPLASLEGSALTLLRTAAVSALAASLLVCPSRPPSTLALAGAGALAPYLAEAHLSALPSLSRILVWNRTKPKSAALVAKLRSAHPGVAVEEVDGMDEAVSAADIVSCATGSQEPIVRGELLRPGAHLDLVGSFTPAMRECDDEALRRGRVFIDFEAAMEEAGELVGAVQRGVLRREDVAGTLAELAAGTVAGRRSDDEITVFKSVGTAVVDLLAAQLAYENYIATKNA; via the coding sequence ATGGCGGCGCCACCGTCGCACCCTTTCGTCTACATCGACGCCGAGGCGCTCCACGCCGTCCTCCCCTTCCCGTCCCTCATCTCCCACCTCCGCGACGGCCTCCCCGCCTTCTCCGGGGACATCCACTGCCCGCACCGCGTCTCCTTCCCGCTCCCCACCTCGCCCTCCGCCGCGCTCCTCCTCATGCCGTCCTGGTGCGCGCATCCCTCGCTCCCCTACCTCGCCCTCAAGGCCGTCACCTCCTTCCCGGCCAACTCCCCGCGCCTCCCCTCCGTCCACGCCGCCGTCTCCCTCTTCAGCTCCGCCACCGGCGTCCCCCTCGCCTCCCTCGAGGGCTCCGCGCTCACCCTCCTCCGCACCGCCGCGGTCTCCGCGCTCGCCGCCTCCCTCCTCGTCTGCCCCTCCAGGCCCCCCTCCACCCTCGCGCTCGCGGGGGCCGGCGCCCTCGCGCCCTACCTCGCCGAGGCGCACCTATCCGCCCTCCCCTCGCTCTCCCGCATCTTGGTCTGGAACCGCACCAAGCCCAAATCCGCCGCGCTCGTCGCCAAGCTCCGGAGCGCGCACCCGGGGGTCGCCGTCGAGGAGGTGGACGGCATGGACGAGGCGGTGTCCGCGGCGGACATCGTGAGCTGCGCCACGGGGTCGCAGGAGCCGATCGTGCGCGGGGAGCTGCTCAGGCCCGGGGCGCACCTGGACCTGGTGGGTTCTTTCACGCCGGCGATGCGGGAGTGCGACGACGAGGCCCTCCGTCGGGGCAGGGTGTTCATCGACTTCGAGGCCGCGATGGAGGAGGCCGGGGAGCTGGTGGGCGCGGTGCAGCGCGGCGTGCTGCGGAGGGAGGACGTGGCCGGGACGCTCGCGGAGCTGGCCGCCGGGACTGTGGCCGGGCGGCGCAGCGATGATGAGATCACCGTGTTTAAATCCGTTGGCACCGCAGTGGTCGATCTCTTGGCGGCGCAGCTCGCCTACGAGAACTACATTGCAACCAAGAACGCATGA